TTTGAGCTGGCTATCATTTTACAGTCCAAAACCTTCAGTTTACTGGTAACTGAGGCTTGTAGGGCTTTCACAAGAGCTCaaataagaaaaggaaaaaaatgattatGCACTAACTGAAAATATGGGTTTAAATCAGTTGGTGTACAGAGATGAATGGGATATTGtaatttgagaaaagcatcaccaaGCAGACTTCAAAGGACAGAACTGATAGAAAGCTCTTCATTTGCCTACCATGTTGCCACCAACATCCTACAGAAAGTCTTTTTCTGCAGCTAGACACATGTCAAATGGTTCTGCTTTTCTATTTGTAAGCAGTGACTTTCAAAACATTTAGCAACTGCTTTTTTGATCAGCAAATCTTATGAACTAGATTGCTTTTTGAGGCAAGAATTTACCAACTTACTTGATtcattgaaatattaaatggGAACTCATGAGGGAATCAGGCCAAAacagattaaaatgaaaacgtttaaaatgttttttttggtgatTTCTGCCCTTGAGGTACAAGGAAGTGTACAGAAGGTTAGGGAGAGAAAAAGGGGGAAAGCTAGTTGTCTTCTGCACAGATGTTTTATAAACTTCAgtatctttattttatatggCACATCAGATATTCATGAATGTACATAATATGCATACTTGGTGGCAACCTAAATATTATTGTACCTTAAACTACACTTGCCTTCATCTGAAGTGCTGTGGTGGTGTATAGAAAACACAGCCAGTTAGgctcatatttttaaatgagtttgtTTAAAGGAAATCCTGCAATATGTGTGGTGAACAGTTTCATATTCAGTACTTTTTGTATAAATCcaaatgttttaaactgaacAAAGTGGAACAACGGTGATCATGACATGTTTTGCTCTCTAGGTGTCAGCGCTCCCTGCTGTTTGGAGGTGGAATCATCACCTGCACCAGACAGGCTGATTTATCTTGCTCAATTGTACTCATGACTTAACgctgtgtttttctgctctctTCGACAGATAAAAGCGAAGACAGTTCTGATGCAGCGAAACTCAAAATGCTTGCAACCTCAAGGGAATGCAACTACTGTGGAAAAAGCTTCCGTTCAAATTATTACCTCAACATTCACCTCAGGACGCATACAGGTTACTATGGCTTTTAAATGTCCCTTAGGTTTTGGGGGAGACTTTAAATCCAACTGTAAAGCATGTACTACTTATCTTTATTAGTTTCAGAAACAGAACACCATCATGTTACACTTCCAGTTGTAAGATGTCTAGTGTAACTGTCCAAGTGTACTCCTAGTCCTCCCTCCCTTTAATGTTCTAATATCGGTACTGCCATCCTGTCTCTTGTTCAGGTGAGAAACCCTACAAATGTGAATACTGTGACTACGCTGCAGCGCAGAAGACCTCCCTCCGGTACCACTTGGACAGACGTCACAAGGAAGTCCTTGAATCCAGGCAAACTGCAAAGCTGGATCCGTCACCTCCGCCTCCATCCCCTGCTGAGACCAAAGAGAATGCGTGTCACGCATGGGCTGAAGTGAGAGAGAACAAGCAGGGTCTACAGCTGCCTATGGTATTGGTGGGAAATGATGCCCTCTGTAGGAATATGAAGGGTGAAGTGGCACTTGGTGAGGGAGGGGCTCAGGGTATGAACCCACACCCAGTTTGCAGTGTGGCAAGTAAGACATTGTCTGTGTCCCCTACTGTGAATGTGGAGAAAATGGAGGTGAAAGCAGAGCCTAAAGAGTTGCCCTTAAACCTGTCTCTCAAGGTGCCTCATACTTTGGCAGAGACCTCAGTGCCAAGCAGTGCTTTAGTCACCAATGCCTGTCCCCTGTGTGCCTATAAAACCTACTATCCAGAGGTCCTGCTTATGCACAAGAAACTGGTCCACAAGGAGAAGCAGGATGCCAAGAGGATCGCCCCTAGGGGATTGGCAGCCCTCAAGCAGAAGCGCCACACTGGCTGCCCCCCTGCTCTAGAGGGCCAAGATGTTGCCCCTTTGCCATTTGGCCGCTATCCACGTCGAACTAAGTCCCCATCTTCCTCTGACAGGCTGCCAGCCACCCAGGCAGTCAAACGCACCTCTCCTTCGGAGCCTCGGAGAGTAGCTCCACCCCCCAGTACCCGGCTAAATGGCCTCGTGACCCAGTCGGGCATTCCCAGGCAGCTGGAGCGCCAAGCAGAGTCCACCTCGCTCAGGAACAGTTACGAGCACTTCTCAGTGACTCAGTCGAGTCTGTCTGCCCGGTTTGGAGAACCTCCCGCCAAGAGGCCGAAGCACTCTGCCCCCATAGCACAGGAGCTGAGGGCAGGCCGGGTGGCTGGGCTCAGGCGGGAGGATGGCAGCAGCCAGTTGCTGAGCACTCGGCAGAGTGGCAGGGCCCTGCCCCAGAGGAGCCCCCCTATCCAAAGAACTGCCCCTCAAATCAGAGAGATGGAGAGGAATGTCATCAGCGCAGCACAGCCATACAGCCCCAGCACTCTGCCCTGTCTCTACCGCCCCCCATTGGTCGGATCTGGTCATGTAGACTTAGCAGCCTCTGCAGCAGGTAAGCACCTCTATGGCACCTATTTCTAATGCAGTTTGTTGGCTTGTGTGTCATTGCAGTGCAGGATGTTGGAATGCAACTGAGGCTAGATGGGTTGCAAACTAGAcatgctttttgttttaaattttacctGTTCATCTAGCAGAAGTTGCAGGGGTTTTAACGGGTTAATCGTGTTTTTGTTACTGAATTTATATCCACAGTTCTAAACATATGTTGCTTAGATGGTGTTGGCAAGACAAGCTGAATGAATACAGGATTACAGTAGAAAACCTTGATGTCTTGAGCTTATTTTGAAGAACTTGTGTGTGCGGGCGTTCGCATTTGGTCTGATGTGATAAATCCAAGAGTAGTCAGCACAGTGGCTAATCTGTTTTCCTATCAGTTGGGAGACTCTCGTTCTTCCCCAGCAAATCAGTGCAGTGACCTTTGCTTGGAGCCCACATCACTCCACCATAAACCTGTCAAAGTACAAACCGGCTGCCCACTTTACTGGAGTCCCTCTtttcaagtcctgctcttcTCTGATGTTTGAACATGGGCCCCTCTGTGCTCCTGTGTGCTCATCTTTCCCTGTCCCGGCGCAGTGTGGACTGCAAAGTCCTTTTTCACAGGGTGCCCTACAGGCCCCTGTCCTCTGTGCCCATGTTAGCTGTACTTTCAGACTGACAGGAACCAGATCAACAGGTCACATTTTGTGCCTCACTTTCCCCTCAGTGATCTTGGCATTCTGACAGTTTCAGCCCCAATTATGCCAGTACTTAAggatgtgtgtctttgtttttcttttccactggTATTAAAAAATCTTGTCATTTTAAAGTGGATTAGCATATGTGAGTGTTTATTTTCTGCCATTAAAGCTGGTGACAGCATTGGTGCAGAACCAACAGTATGTGGTAAAGTGAAATGCAATGGAAACCTAACACGGTGAACCTCTCCACTTCTGTGGCAGTGTCTCGCATGGCTCTGCCCTTTATCTGTGGTCCTGATGGTTGATATCTCTGCAAAGCACCGGCTCCATCACCCAGAACACAATCAACATCCCCGAGTCTTTTTCTTTCGagaatgaatttataaataaaatgagcaaGCATAGTACCTGTTGGGAAATGGCATTCCACTGAAGTAGTGCTTTGTTTACCACACAAGATGGATGTGTGAAATGCTTGCAGAGCCTgtcctttcctttccatttcCTAGTTACTGAAGGAAGGTTTACGTCACcacttctgtttcctttttaaTCTGAGTGAAAGCCTTTCATAATGTATCCCATGTAACTAATTAAGATGTTTCTTCTCTCTTCATAGCAAACCGGCCCTTTCAGTATCCAAATTATCTGAATATGCCCCAGAGGAGACACAGTCTCAGCCCTAGGAGCAACGCACGCCACGGACCCACTGATAAGAACCTTTAAAATATCTGGTATATGATTGTAAGTTCCTAGATTGACCTCTTTGCTCATTTCAGATTGCTTTAAATTACTCTGTCCTGGGCAGTGAATAATGAGCCAttttcccttttcctccccACCAAATAAAGGTCTGAAGACTTTTCCCACCAAGCCGCTCTCATTTGCGCTCCAGAATTTGGCGGCTTAACCCACTGACATAAGCTGTGATCTCTACCCATCTCTAACACTACTTCACATAGTGTTGGCTCTGCTAAAGAACTACCTGTGTACAACCGTGATCTTTCAGCAGAGGACTGAACCACACTGGACGCCAGGCATGAAATCGCACCAGGAATGACGAGGGGAATGAAATTTTGGACAAGACTGGATTGTGTTTGGTGATTGTTGCTTTGGTTGTTCACACTCAGGCTGAACGGCAAGGCGCAACGTATCCAGAAAGGAAACGACACGTTTTTAAGTGCTTCATCCATTATAAAACTTGAATGAACCTTCAATAAAATTCATCCGTTTACAAAAACAGAGCAAGTAGTGCTTCAGACATTTTGACAAGGCGTGGGTGCGAAGGAGGACTTATGGACTTGAGGACTATGCTCACTTTCTCTGCTATACAGCAGAAGAGGTTCACGGACCTTTTTTTGAACTGAGTGTGTAGGACTAACATTTCACCTACTGTGCATAGCTGCAAATAGTTACTGTATCTGTAGTGTACTGAATCACTCGGACATGCTGCCCTGGGTGTATCAAAGAGCATATTGCCTTTTACAGTATGCAATTCAAGTGTGTTTATGGGACAAATATGCAAAGATGCACAGATAttggttttgcttttattactaCAGTAATAAGTGATACAGATCCTTTTTGAGGTCTGTATTTTGAGACTCTAGACTCCAGTTTTGCTGTCTGGTGTTTGTTCCAAGTGTAAGGCCCATCTAGTTGACCTTTAGTTCTTTCTGCCTCTTGGGTTGATGGGGtggctcttttttctttttctttttttttttttttaaatgcagcctCTTATATTGTTGAAGtggttttttaaattgaaaaaaaactcCACCGTCAGAGACACGGCAGTCATTCTCAGCCGTGAGTATTGTACTTATCAGGGAATGTGAACTGAATCGATGCAGAAGCCCTTCTCAGGTGTGACTTGGCTGTAGCTGTGAGTACAGCaaggttgtttgttttttttttttttttttttttttttttttataaaggaaTGTCATTTCTCAAGGCCTTAAGAATATGTGGTCAACATCACTTATGTgaatgtcctttttttaaaaaaaaaatcctatttatttttcagttctgttagAATATTTATGTCTGAGTAAACGGTGCATTACAATCTCTCAGTAGCAtgtgtgaataaatgtggaaaaatggaaatgacattCCTCATAGTAAAGTTATACTGAAATGTTTACAGGTTgcatgcaacttttttttttttccctctccccctccccctctcctcctGGGTAAGGTGTACTAGTATCAATCTCTTCCTTTTATATTATCTTTTGAAAAGTctatttacttcatttttagGGGGTTTTCAGGAAGTGTGTGCTCCTGACTTTTCAACACAACTGAATTTGAACCCCCTCGGCCCTCAAATCCTGGATAGTACGGCTGTGTTCACGGTTTGCCGATCACTGTATTAGAGGAagttcggtttttttttttttaaaaatttaaacatatgCTGTAATTATTAGTTTTGGATTCAGAATGAACTGTGTGTATAGGGTATTTGGGcaccaagcttttttttttttttttttttttttttaaaatttggcCCAAATGTCATCAGTATTTCTCATGTACTGCTCCAGTTTTATTTCTAAGTTGAAGTACAGTGTTGCAAAGCTGGGTATCTATATAATGTTCTAGGTGCAAATGATGTTCCTGATCTGAGccatatataatacatttttccccaaatgtgcactatttttttttttttttttaaattttattttttaaatgaatggttCACTAATGATCTAATTATGTTCGTTATAAACTTGTTACTGCTGCTCTCCCTGGGAGCTCTCAATCTAGAAACAGATGCGTGTTTCTGGTGATCCTTGACTGTTTATTCTTCACCCTCCCCAGCCTCACAATGAACTATGCCCACCTATCCAATGTATTGTGGAACTCAAGTTATACATCAATGAATTAAGACAATACAAAAATATGGTCTCTCTTCCCCTTTCCAAACCATTTGAAAATGGATTCTTACTCCTCATGTTTATGATATTGTGgataatatttttcagaatttaatgTGTAAACTAGTGGAAATAGTTTCTGACCAATTTTCTACTTGGAATatgacagtactgtacactggtAGTTATTTTCTTACACAGCTGGAGTATCTGCGTACCTGAGcattgttcacttttttttaatttattacacgTGTGATAAACTGAGTgcctgggggaaaaagaaaacattgctgtttgtgtgtgttttgaatggAAAGCTGTCAATGGGTTCACCTGTAAAtatagaattatttttttttggcaacttGGCTGTTTTCTTTACCTAAACATCACCTTAGAATTGTGCTACCCTGTTTTAATTCATTGACGCCCCAAGTGCAACATAGGGTTCAGTAAAAAGATTCTGTACTGACTTCCTGCTCCTCTTCCAAAAGCAAAATTTACTTAATAGCCTAATTTATCATTGTTTAGCCAATAtctttttgttcaaagcaacttcacAATCTTATGTTTGTGCGGTATCGGTAACAATGTTGCAGGGCACACACTTACTTTATAATGCCATATGTACATGTGGTCCATTCTGTTCTTAATGAGTGCTGCTTTGGGGGGAAGGGCTGTGCCTGCCCTACACCACAGGctcacagtccaaaagcatGTACAGTGCCTCTGAAGCGAAATCAGGGAAgggccactagggggcgccgCCCCCAACCTAAAGGGCTGTAAGGGGGAGGGAGGTTCAAATTGGCTCCCAGGATGCTGGGCTCGCATCGTTATCTCAAAAGGCGGGGTCATTTTGAGGGCCGAACTTTGTTTTTCTAACATAATAGTAAATGAAGTCTCGCTGCTTGTGCCActctagctttttttttttttttttttttttttaaaaagcagggaACACAATGATTCTTGTGAAATAGGGCTGACTGTGAAAATGAATCTGACATGAATGATCTATGAAAAAGACTTTATCCTAGTCAGACCAGTCTCTCTGGTTCctgcatgtattttatttatttttattttttcccaagtTTCCAGAACAGTCCCACGTGCATTGTCATCTCGCTAATGCCTGCACGAGAGAGTCCCGAGATAGAGGGACAGGCCGCACACGTCACAGTGATGCACGCCATCAGAGAAGAAATTACAGGGGACACTCTCCAGCACATTACGATTTcagcatgcccccccccacccactatACCACATCTGTTTGCTGTCATTTCCCGAAGGCCATTGCTGTGTAATCTATTGCATTAGCTCACATTAGTGCATATCGCCCAAGGGCCTGAGCaatcgccaaaaaaaaaaaaaaagcacaaaatgaacATTCACTTAGCATCACGCTCTGATCCCCAGACCCTGCAAACTCAGGGCATATGTGCAGTAGGAGATGCAAACTTCAGCTGGAGGCATTTCCTGTCGAGAAGCGACTCTGAGCTGACGACAGCGGTGGCGGTGACGCAGGGTTTCcttgttttaatttacacagTGGGCTTACgtcaaaaaaaaatgctaattaaaaGAGTAAAAGTTCTTTTCCAAAATTTGCACCTTTTTTCTCCTTAATTTCAGCAGAGTGGATGAGCGTCTTGCTGTGGGAACAGTGAGTGTTTTACTTATAGCTCTCATCTGAATGAGCAGAGTATagtgtgcaaataaaatgtgtggaTACTTTACGTATTTTGCGTAAGTAAAAGTTAACTTTCATACAAACCTGCAACTACTACAAATAATAATGTGGGTAGTTCATTTCTTCTGAAGGtgtactgaaaatatattttacttctCTGTCTTCAGAATAAAATGCTTACTATACATATTTGAACTATAGTTCACTCTTTAATAATGTCACACGTTTAATTTTTCACAAGACATCATTATTAAATGGTAGGCTTTTCGGAAAAAAGGCAATAtgctacatttaaatgtaacactaatagttttgtttaaaatttaaatgcaaaactttttatcttatatttttaaatatattgccACCTAATTATCACTGACGCTGAATCATTTTCAGTATCTGGTTTGAGGTTGTCACACTGTATGctgtattgtatataaataaCTGAAGTGTGTGGCCACCAGGGGGAGACGCACAACCAGCGGAGGGACTCGGGTTTGAACGTGCGTTGGGCAAATGGAGGTCAATTAAGCACTGCATCAGGGACCTCAGAGCCACACAGTGCACTTACCCTgtttctgctggaaaaaaaaatgcacacaagaTTAACCAAATTATGGAGTGCTGGCTGTGTTTCGAAATGATCTAAAATTAAACGAAGTTCCGGAGTGCCTCGGATAAGAAGAAAATTAACCAGGAATTTTCAGATCATATGAAGACAAataagtaatacacacacatatgtatatattttatatattacatatatagaAAATTGGCACTGCTGCATATAGAAcacaaaatgaagaagaaacatCCCAACACCCTGAACTACGCATAAACTAAATATGACAACAATTAAGGACCAAGCCAAATGTAGGTGGACTAATAAACTAATTCCACTCTTCCTAAAGTCAAACACTGAATGAGcaattaaaaatttgaaattacaTGTAAGATGACAGTGAATTGAGTAATAactatgttattattattattatttactcacatgttatcaataattgcttg
The window above is part of the Scleropages formosus chromosome 19, fSclFor1.1, whole genome shotgun sequence genome. Proteins encoded here:
- the znf217 gene encoding zinc finger protein 217, with the translated sequence MPTHPLMEYVAGEEGLDQEGGEQEPMSDTSASMTLHAAVPENPSLGCMFCDRTFQHQDELSPHVLAHHPATLFEPAVLRVEACFRTPGEQQVKARPAPPRQDTEGEDGLSCAVCGEAVTDASDLEGHMRKHRDSFTYSCTLCARRFREPWFLKNHMRTHGGRSGARSRVQPDSDSPVTINGVPVDQSAMPAVSSPFRMCMVCGFFFPSKEALTEHSKVHRREQDSSASESLSSETQLSSGNPASDQASFMESLGLCPRLEQSAQAGQSARWISQLDPITTYQAWQLATKGKIAVGPSLTKELGHDTTAASENDESSSDKEELGKIWSAGRGGRSAKNDLRRELRSKRTGGDTPSPEPEQKPLAKEKPTQCGDCGKTFRTYHQLVLHSRVHKKDRGGAESPSTSSESRQGVDRAEEGSEDGSDAGHSDKSEDSSDAAKLKMLATSRECNYCGKSFRSNYYLNIHLRTHTGEKPYKCEYCDYAAAQKTSLRYHLDRRHKEVLESRQTAKLDPSPPPPSPAETKENACHAWAEVRENKQGLQLPMVLVGNDALCRNMKGEVALGEGGAQGMNPHPVCSVASKTLSVSPTVNVEKMEVKAEPKELPLNLSLKVPHTLAETSVPSSALVTNACPLCAYKTYYPEVLLMHKKLVHKEKQDAKRIAPRGLAALKQKRHTGCPPALEGQDVAPLPFGRYPRRTKSPSSSDRLPATQAVKRTSPSEPRRVAPPPSTRLNGLVTQSGIPRQLERQAESTSLRNSYEHFSVTQSSLSARFGEPPAKRPKHSAPIAQELRAGRVAGLRREDGSSQLLSTRQSGRALPQRSPPIQRTAPQIREMERNVISAAQPYSPSTLPCLYRPPLVGSGHVDLAASAAANRPFQYPNYLNMPQRRHSLSPRSNARHGPTDKNL